One genomic region from Chloroherpetonaceae bacterium encodes:
- the murC gene encoding UDP-N-acetylmuramate--L-alanine ligase: MNKGNTQQSVISQMGLPFGKLKRMHLVGIGGAGMSAIAEILLSKGLIISGSDEKESEVTDRLKERGAKIFIGHQAAHVIGVEAVAHSSAVNPKENPETLEAYKQGIPVVKRDELLGEVMRHKVGICIAGTHGKTTTTSLTATVLHECGLKPTALIGGVSTYFREQGFGGSSLVGSGEYMVIEADEYDRTFLKLTPTIAVMTTLEAEHLDIYKDLDDLKNAFTTFAEKVPFYGSVILCADEENLLEIAKNLKHRKVTYGLKENADIRASDFNTDGVSQTFRLSIRGKDVGLISLASAGIHDTKNALAAIAVGLELGLDISSIAESLKKFVRVGRRFDVRFSGSSEFPVVIDDYAHHPTEIKATLSAARNAFPKKNIKAVFQPHLYSRTKDFAKGFAEALDLADSVALYEVFGSREKKEDYNEVSSALVLNQIQSAKGGLVTDRKAFIETCISQMRETTDVFVFMGAGDITKDAAVLAEQFIMKSGQQTAVVTEKNRISFELAAENVPLIIVPLTIHSKNKKFQLSAVLDTGATDCLISKDIAEEGEFEELLGEYLDREVHSVDGAIHIIDVVKAEQMEIGNTSRKNIHVGIMDLSSVRTFLEERGAQTAALPKAIIGYSFFKGMKLTIDYATKHLTLEHGNAALEA; encoded by the coding sequence ATGAATAAAGGCAATACACAGCAATCCGTGATTTCACAAATGGGTCTTCCGTTTGGAAAGCTCAAGCGAATGCATTTAGTCGGCATTGGTGGAGCAGGGATGAGTGCTATTGCAGAAATTTTGCTGAGTAAAGGGCTGATTATCAGCGGTTCAGACGAAAAAGAATCGGAGGTGACTGACCGATTGAAAGAGCGAGGGGCGAAAATTTTTATCGGTCATCAAGCCGCTCATGTTATTGGTGTTGAGGCTGTGGCGCACTCTTCTGCCGTCAACCCGAAAGAAAATCCCGAAACATTGGAAGCCTATAAACAAGGGATTCCTGTCGTTAAGCGTGATGAATTGTTGGGAGAAGTCATGCGTCACAAGGTTGGAATATGTATTGCAGGAACTCACGGAAAAACCACGACCACCTCGCTAACAGCCACCGTGCTTCACGAATGCGGGTTAAAACCAACAGCATTAATTGGCGGCGTATCGACATATTTCCGAGAGCAAGGGTTTGGAGGAAGCAGTTTAGTCGGTTCAGGAGAATATATGGTCATCGAAGCGGATGAATATGACAGAACATTCTTAAAACTTACCCCAACCATTGCCGTCATGACAACGCTCGAAGCCGAGCATCTTGACATTTATAAGGACTTGGATGATTTGAAAAATGCCTTCACAACCTTTGCTGAAAAAGTCCCATTCTATGGATCTGTTATTTTGTGTGCCGATGAGGAAAATCTTCTGGAAATTGCTAAAAACCTGAAACACCGCAAGGTCACGTATGGCTTAAAGGAAAACGCGGATATCAGAGCATCAGATTTCAATACTGATGGGGTTTCACAAACATTCCGTCTCTCAATTCGGGGCAAAGACGTCGGGTTGATTTCACTGGCCTCCGCAGGAATTCACGATACAAAAAATGCACTCGCGGCAATCGCGGTAGGTCTGGAACTTGGACTGGATATTTCGTCCATAGCCGAGTCACTTAAAAAGTTTGTCCGCGTTGGTCGTCGGTTTGATGTTCGTTTTTCAGGATCGAGTGAATTCCCTGTCGTGATCGATGACTACGCACACCATCCCACAGAAATTAAAGCAACATTGAGCGCGGCACGAAATGCATTTCCAAAGAAAAATATCAAGGCAGTTTTTCAACCGCACCTGTACTCGCGAACAAAAGATTTTGCAAAAGGATTTGCTGAAGCCTTAGATCTCGCCGACTCTGTTGCGCTTTATGAAGTTTTCGGATCTCGTGAGAAAAAAGAAGACTATAACGAGGTAAGTTCCGCCTTGGTTCTTAATCAAATTCAAAGCGCAAAAGGTGGTCTTGTCACAGATCGAAAAGCATTTATAGAAACCTGTATTTCACAAATGCGAGAAACCACGGATGTATTTGTTTTTATGGGTGCAGGTGATATCACCAAAGATGCAGCCGTGCTTGCTGAGCAATTCATTATGAAATCAGGGCAGCAAACCGCTGTCGTAACCGAAAAAAACAGAATCAGCTTCGAATTGGCAGCCGAAAATGTTCCGCTAATTATTGTGCCTTTAACGATTCATTCAAAAAACAAAAAGTTCCAACTAAGTGCCGTACTTGATACAGGTGCCACAGATTGTTTGATTTCAAAAGATATTGCGGAAGAAGGAGAATTTGAAGAGTTATTGGGTGAATATCTTGATCGAGAAGTTCATAGCGTTGATGGGGCAATTCATATTATTGATGTTGTAAAGGCCGAACAAATGGAAATCGGAAATACTTCACGAAAAAATATTCATGTTGGCATTATGGACCTCTCTTCCGTTCGAACCTTTCTCGAAGAGCGAGGTGCACAAACAGCGGCATTACCAAAAGCAATTATCGGTTATTCATTCTTTAAGGGTATGAAATTGACAATTGATTATGCAACTAAGCATTTAACCTTAGAGCACGGCAATGCCGCGCTTGAAGCCTAA
- the murG gene encoding undecaprenyldiphospho-muramoylpentapeptide beta-N-acetylglucosaminyltransferase: MPLKFLFAGGGTGGHLFPGIAIAREILKMKPDSRIHFAGTERGIEATEVPKQGFTLHLISIAGFKRGFSIHNILENLKFPFRLKQSIDESYRLLDQEEPDVVIGTGGYVSAPVVYAAQRWGIPTIIQEQNASLGISTKFLARNADEVHLSFESSKKLLNREGVFVSGNPTRDFKLIEKSEARKKIGLLPERPTLFAFGGSLGARSLNRFIEANLDRFLNENNLIWQTGKLEFESIIKRIGERQHLWVNRFVDEMDVAYSAADLVLCRAGASTLAELARIGKPSILIPYPFAANNHQFHNAESFTEKGAAELIVDANLTSEESVVKIESLLKNDSKLSAMSKAVQTFAKPNAAHEIAKHAIAYAQVFKDELIKEGELDEKP, from the coding sequence ATGCCGTTAAAGTTCTTATTCGCAGGCGGTGGAACAGGGGGGCACCTTTTTCCCGGAATCGCCATTGCAAGAGAAATCTTGAAAATGAAGCCTGATTCACGAATTCATTTTGCCGGTACAGAGAGAGGGATTGAGGCAACCGAGGTTCCAAAACAAGGGTTTACTCTTCATTTAATTTCAATTGCAGGATTTAAGCGCGGGTTTTCAATTCATAATATTCTAGAAAATCTAAAGTTTCCATTTCGCTTAAAGCAAAGTATTGATGAATCGTATCGTTTGTTGGATCAAGAAGAGCCGGATGTGGTAATCGGAACCGGTGGTTATGTTAGTGCACCGGTCGTTTATGCGGCACAAAGGTGGGGAATCCCAACCATCATTCAAGAGCAGAATGCGTCACTTGGCATTTCAACAAAATTTTTAGCACGTAATGCCGATGAAGTTCACCTGTCATTTGAAAGTTCAAAAAAGCTCTTAAATCGTGAGGGTGTTTTTGTCAGCGGGAATCCGACGCGTGATTTTAAGTTGATTGAAAAATCAGAAGCGAGAAAAAAAATTGGACTATTGCCCGAAAGGCCAACATTATTTGCCTTTGGAGGAAGCCTTGGTGCAAGAAGCCTAAATCGATTTATCGAAGCAAATCTTGATCGATTTCTAAACGAAAATAATTTGATTTGGCAAACCGGAAAATTGGAGTTTGAATCGATAATAAAAAGGATTGGAGAGAGGCAACATTTGTGGGTCAATCGCTTTGTCGATGAAATGGATGTCGCTTATTCAGCAGCAGATTTGGTGCTATGCCGAGCAGGAGCTTCAACGCTTGCGGAGTTGGCACGAATCGGAAAACCCTCCATTTTGATTCCATATCCATTTGCTGCAAATAATCATCAATTTCACAATGCAGAAAGTTTCACTGAAAAAGGCGCTGCAGAATTAATTGTTGACGCCAATCTCACAAGTGAAGAAAGCGTTGTAAAAATTGAATCGCTTTTGAAGAATGATTCAAAGCTCAGCGCAATGTCAAAGGCTGTTCAAACTTTTGCAAAGCCCAATGCAGCTCATGAGATCGCAAAGCATGCCATTGCTTACGCACAAGTTTTTAAGGATGAATTGATTAAAGAAGGTGAATTGGATGAAAAACCATAG
- a CDS encoding putative peptidoglycan glycosyltransferase FtsW, with product MKGFIFSEKGIGRKSSSDTQVSVGQSTSNGNLGGALLDPLQKKTLESISGKFLLLLTIILMCIGVLMVYSSGAGWGARKFQDSEYFLWRQLIYVILGIGVIFFVGGIDYKLLKKYSKIIWMVSIALLALLLILKAGGVITGAARWLGYGRFRFQASDLAKYALIIHLAMLLSEKQSFIKDLEKSFQPMMIVIGITVVLVALAPNFSTAAVLAAIGMMILFAGGVSVKHLTITGLCALPPAALFVLFGGYRKDRIDSFIGEASYQNEQALIGLGNGGLFGLGIGASKQRELFLPASYNDFIFAVVGEEYGFLGAVALLLLFVGIVWCGFTIARHALDDFGKYLAFGITVALGMYAFVNAAVACHLLPNTGLPMPFISYGGSAALFNALGVGLLISISREKKRRLNALPSPNVMNTEIGHLDPRIQKFSGEGA from the coding sequence GTGAAAGGTTTCATTTTTTCTGAAAAAGGAATTGGACGCAAAAGCAGTTCAGATACGCAAGTTTCTGTTGGGCAAAGTACCTCAAACGGAAACCTCGGCGGGGCATTGCTCGATCCTTTACAGAAAAAAACCCTAGAAAGCATCTCAGGTAAATTCTTGCTTCTTCTAACAATTATCTTGATGTGCATCGGTGTCTTAATGGTCTATAGCAGCGGTGCAGGGTGGGGTGCTCGAAAATTTCAAGATTCAGAATACTTTTTATGGCGTCAATTGATCTATGTGATATTAGGCATTGGGGTGATTTTTTTCGTGGGTGGGATTGATTACAAACTGCTAAAAAAATACAGCAAAATTATTTGGATGGTGAGTATCGCTTTACTGGCTTTATTATTAATCCTCAAAGCCGGTGGTGTTATCACAGGAGCTGCTCGTTGGCTGGGTTATGGTAGATTCCGATTTCAAGCCTCTGACCTTGCGAAATATGCATTAATCATTCACCTCGCAATGTTGCTTTCTGAAAAGCAATCGTTCATAAAAGATCTTGAAAAGAGTTTTCAGCCAATGATGATTGTCATTGGGATTACAGTCGTACTTGTTGCCTTGGCACCAAACTTTTCTACAGCCGCAGTACTCGCAGCGATAGGTATGATGATACTTTTCGCCGGTGGTGTAAGTGTAAAGCATTTAACAATCACAGGGCTTTGCGCACTTCCTCCGGCGGCATTATTTGTGCTTTTTGGCGGATACCGTAAAGATCGGATTGATTCATTTATCGGAGAAGCCAGTTACCAAAATGAGCAAGCCTTAATTGGATTAGGCAATGGCGGATTATTTGGATTGGGTATTGGTGCGAGCAAACAAAGAGAACTTTTTTTACCTGCATCCTATAATGATTTCATCTTTGCTGTCGTTGGTGAAGAATACGGCTTTTTGGGGGCTGTGGCACTGCTTCTCCTTTTTGTGGGAATTGTATGGTGCGGGTTTACAATTGCGCGTCATGCACTCGATGATTTTGGAAAATACTTAGCCTTCGGTATTACGGTTGCACTTGGGATGTATGCTTTTGTAAATGCTGCGGTGGCTTGCCACCTCTTGCCAAATACAGGCTTGCCTATGCCGTTTATCAGTTATGGTGGTAGCGCGGCGCTCTTTAATGCCCTTGGCGTGGGGCTGTTGATTAGTATTTCTCGAGAGAAAAAGCGGAGATTAAATGCGTTGCCTTCTCCAAACGTAATGAACACCGAAATCGGGCACTTGGATCCGCGAATTCAAAAATTCTCTGGAGAAGGAGCGTAG
- the murD gene encoding UDP-N-acetylmuramoyl-L-alanine--D-glutamate ligase: MKVRGERWVVLGAEKSGIAAAKLLARNGASVLLSEKKPLDLIGVSDEKRGGMRLNEELNDFGIATEFGGHSNQVLEFDKCVISPGIASSVAIVKELELRGCRIISEIELAARFCKAKIVAITGTDGKTTTTTLTAKILSNAGNEKGFKAMALGNIGEAFSNHAEKLTEKDVAVVETSSFQLDHCYSYKPAVSVITNITPNHLDRYDNNFQKYAASKYRIFQAQDENDVLIYSEDSETLSQHIAALRAEGKLKVKAIPFSLKKDLSKDYADCGFLKDGELTVCINGFQEPIIKEDVILNSVHFRGKHNAYNSLAAAIASRALEVRKEVIRESIKTFEGVEHRIEFVREVGGVRFVNDSKATTVNAMWYALDTIPDGIVLIAGGRDKGNDYSKVFDLVRQKVKAIVAIGESKEKIINAFSGITEVFSADSFDEAILISSRKAAEGDTVLLSPACASFDMFANFEERGSIFKRIVNALPEAVKA, translated from the coding sequence ATGAAGGTTCGAGGCGAGCGTTGGGTGGTTTTGGGTGCTGAAAAGAGCGGAATCGCTGCGGCGAAACTGCTTGCACGAAACGGCGCATCCGTACTTCTCTCAGAAAAAAAGCCTCTTGACTTGATTGGCGTCAGTGATGAAAAAAGGGGTGGAATGCGTCTTAATGAAGAGCTCAATGACTTTGGTATAGCAACGGAATTCGGCGGCCACTCGAATCAGGTGTTAGAGTTTGATAAATGTGTGATCAGTCCGGGAATTGCTTCAAGTGTGGCGATTGTGAAAGAGTTGGAACTGCGGGGGTGTCGGATTATCAGCGAAATTGAATTGGCTGCCCGCTTTTGCAAAGCAAAAATTGTGGCCATTACCGGAACAGACGGAAAAACCACTACAACTACCTTAACGGCTAAAATCCTTTCAAATGCAGGAAATGAAAAGGGCTTTAAGGCAATGGCATTGGGCAATATCGGAGAAGCATTTTCAAATCATGCTGAAAAATTAACTGAAAAAGATGTTGCTGTTGTAGAAACAAGCAGTTTTCAATTGGATCATTGCTATTCGTATAAACCTGCGGTAAGCGTGATTACAAATATAACACCGAATCATTTGGATCGGTACGATAACAACTTTCAAAAGTATGCAGCTTCAAAGTATAGAATCTTTCAGGCGCAAGATGAAAACGATGTTTTGATATACAGTGAGGATAGCGAAACGCTTTCTCAACATATCGCAGCGTTAAGAGCAGAAGGAAAATTAAAAGTAAAAGCAATTCCATTTAGTCTGAAAAAGGATCTTTCAAAAGACTATGCGGATTGCGGTTTTCTAAAAGACGGTGAGCTCACTGTTTGCATCAATGGATTTCAAGAACCAATTATTAAGGAGGATGTCATTTTGAATAGTGTTCATTTTCGCGGAAAGCACAACGCCTATAATTCGCTTGCAGCCGCGATTGCATCGCGCGCGCTAGAAGTTCGCAAAGAAGTGATTCGAGAAAGTATCAAAACCTTTGAAGGTGTTGAGCATCGCATCGAATTCGTAAGAGAAGTTGGCGGAGTTCGCTTTGTGAATGATTCCAAAGCCACGACCGTCAATGCAATGTGGTACGCCTTAGATACCATCCCAGATGGCATCGTCTTAATTGCAGGAGGTAGAGATAAGGGAAACGATTATTCAAAAGTATTTGACTTGGTACGCCAAAAAGTGAAAGCCATTGTCGCTATCGGAGAATCAAAAGAGAAAATCATCAATGCATTTTCAGGTATCACCGAGGTTTTTTCGGCCGATTCCTTTGATGAAGCCATTTTGATTTCTTCTAGAAAGGCGGCTGAAGGTGATACAGTTCTTCTATCGCCTGCTTGTGCAAGCTTTGATATGTTCGCCAATTTTGAAGAGCGAGGAAGCATATTCAAAAGAATCGTCAACGCCTTACCCGAAGCAGTAAAAGCGTAA
- the mraY gene encoding phospho-N-acetylmuramoyl-pentapeptide-transferase — MLYSLLYYLHTAYDITWLRVVNYITFRALAAAVTALLVAMFIGPRVIAYLKSKVIEPIKEEAPESHRLKVGIPTMGGTIILLSLFISALCWVKLTDPFAWLILLTVGWMGAVGFYDDYLKVIKKVKGGLSEKSKLIGQVALGLGIGIYTLLDPKLSVLLSNTTVPLLKNVTIDYGWWYVPVCVFIVTAVSNAVNLTDGLDGLAAGCSAIVLLALAGFAYLSGNIKFSKYLNIVYIEGAGEVTILALALAAACIGFLWFNAHPAQVFMGDTGSLAIGGAIAVIALLIKKELLLPSLAGIFLIETLSVILQRYWFKFTRLRYGEGRRIFKMAPLHHHFQKEGWHEEKIVIRFWIITLIFAVASLITLKLR; from the coding sequence GTGCTTTATTCACTACTCTATTACTTGCATACAGCCTACGATATCACGTGGCTGCGCGTGGTGAATTATATCACCTTTCGTGCGTTGGCAGCGGCGGTCACTGCGCTTTTGGTTGCGATGTTTATTGGGCCAAGAGTTATTGCTTACCTAAAGTCAAAGGTCATTGAACCGATAAAAGAAGAAGCACCGGAATCTCACCGGCTGAAAGTGGGTATCCCAACAATGGGGGGAACCATTATTCTGCTCTCACTCTTTATTTCAGCCCTTTGCTGGGTAAAACTCACTGATCCATTTGCGTGGCTTATTCTCCTTACCGTAGGCTGGATGGGCGCTGTTGGATTTTATGACGACTATCTCAAGGTGATAAAAAAAGTGAAGGGCGGCCTTTCTGAAAAATCAAAATTGATTGGACAGGTGGCTTTGGGTTTGGGAATCGGAATCTACACCTTGCTTGATCCTAAGCTTTCGGTGCTACTCTCAAACACGACCGTGCCTCTATTAAAAAATGTGACCATTGATTACGGTTGGTGGTATGTCCCGGTTTGTGTTTTTATCGTTACTGCAGTCTCAAATGCGGTTAACCTGACCGACGGCTTAGATGGATTAGCAGCAGGATGCTCAGCGATTGTTCTTCTTGCGTTGGCAGGCTTCGCTTATCTCTCGGGGAATATCAAGTTCTCGAAATATCTCAATATCGTCTATATCGAAGGTGCGGGCGAAGTTACGATTCTCGCGCTTGCATTAGCAGCAGCGTGCATAGGATTCTTATGGTTTAACGCCCATCCTGCGCAAGTATTTATGGGTGATACAGGTTCGCTTGCAATCGGCGGAGCTATCGCGGTAATCGCTTTACTTATTAAAAAGGAATTGCTTCTTCCGTCACTTGCCGGAATATTTTTGATTGAAACCCTTTCGGTGATTTTGCAGCGATACTGGTTCAAGTTTACAAGGCTTCGATATGGTGAGGGAAGGAGAATTTTTAAAATGGCACCCCTTCATCATCACTTTCAAAAAGAGGGCTGGCACGAAGAGAAAATTGTGATTCGCTTTTGGATTATCACACTCATTTTTGCGGTGGCGAGCTTAATCACCTTAAAACTGCGTTAA
- the murF gene encoding UDP-N-acetylmuramoyl-tripeptide--D-alanyl-D-alanine ligase, whose amino-acid sequence MSSKESTIETILINEADLQQLGNLVMPSGKESIGLEQPKVVIDSRKVIGGEIFVALKGENTDGHAFLNTVAERKASLAIVSHQYWATHQEELPLMPLLVTSDPLETLQNLAKQYRKKFSIPVVALGGNSGKTTTKEMTATVLRAYCHTLSTEGNLNNHIGVPMTLLGLRKETEIAVIEMGMNHYDEMTELCNIAAPTHGLITNIGKAHIEYFGSIENVANAEAELFEYLNETEGSAFINTNDDLVLEKSEMVRHKILMAVKTPDWIMKRGGLKADVIAEEIGLNETGAVKMRISTGEKSFEIQLKMTGRHNIFNALSAAAVGLNFGVSPESITRSLEQFEMAPALKRMVVFQESGITIINDTYNANPESMRAGITALCDIQHSGKKVAILSDMLELGNLSQSEHRAIGDFLNETKVDLLFTIGSWAEEINNAAQVAIKMHFKTKAEVAEALTNTVKAGDALLFKGSRGMKVEEILDLFIKNIRNQKTA is encoded by the coding sequence GTGAGTTCAAAAGAAAGCACAATAGAAACAATCTTGATTAATGAGGCCGACCTTCAGCAGCTCGGAAATCTGGTGATGCCCTCCGGCAAAGAGAGCATAGGATTGGAGCAGCCAAAAGTCGTCATTGACTCAAGAAAAGTGATCGGTGGTGAAATTTTTGTTGCCTTGAAAGGAGAGAATACCGATGGTCATGCTTTTCTCAATACGGTGGCTGAAAGGAAAGCCTCACTTGCAATCGTAAGTCATCAATATTGGGCTACTCATCAAGAAGAACTTCCGTTGATGCCATTGCTTGTTACATCTGACCCGCTGGAAACATTACAAAACTTGGCGAAGCAATACCGAAAAAAGTTTTCAATTCCGGTTGTTGCACTTGGCGGAAATAGCGGCAAAACAACAACCAAAGAGATGACGGCCACCGTGCTTCGTGCTTATTGCCATACACTTTCTACCGAAGGGAATTTGAACAATCACATCGGCGTGCCAATGACACTCTTGGGGCTTCGCAAAGAGACAGAGATTGCAGTCATCGAAATGGGAATGAACCACTACGATGAAATGACCGAACTCTGCAACATTGCAGCGCCAACTCACGGGCTGATAACCAATATCGGGAAAGCACACATTGAGTATTTCGGTTCAATCGAAAATGTAGCCAATGCAGAGGCCGAGCTTTTTGAGTATTTGAATGAAACTGAAGGAAGTGCCTTTATCAATACAAACGACGATTTGGTTTTAGAGAAGTCGGAAATGGTGCGCCATAAAATTTTAATGGCAGTAAAAACGCCGGATTGGATAATGAAGCGAGGTGGCTTGAAAGCAGATGTGATTGCAGAAGAAATTGGACTCAACGAAACAGGTGCTGTGAAAATGAGAATATCCACCGGTGAAAAATCATTTGAGATTCAATTAAAGATGACCGGCAGGCATAACATTTTCAATGCACTTTCTGCAGCAGCCGTTGGATTAAACTTTGGTGTTTCTCCAGAAAGTATTACTCGGTCGCTTGAGCAATTTGAAATGGCGCCCGCACTGAAGAGAATGGTGGTTTTTCAAGAAAGTGGCATAACGATCATCAACGACACATACAACGCCAACCCGGAATCGATGCGCGCCGGAATTACTGCACTCTGCGATATACAGCACTCGGGTAAAAAGGTTGCCATTCTTTCTGATATGCTTGAATTGGGAAATCTTTCTCAATCAGAACACCGTGCCATCGGTGATTTTCTGAATGAAACGAAAGTTGACTTGCTTTTTACAATTGGCTCGTGGGCCGAGGAAATAAATAATGCCGCACAAGTGGCAATCAAAATGCACTTCAAAACAAAGGCAGAAGTGGCAGAAGCTTTAACGAACACCGTTAAAGCTGGTGATGCCTTGCTATTTAAGGGGTCACGAGGAATGAAAGTTGAAGAAATTTTAGATCTTTTTATAAAAAATATTCGAAACCAAAAAACCGCTTAG
- a CDS encoding UDP-N-acetylmuramoyl-L-alanyl-D-glutamate--2,6-diaminopimelate ligase, with the protein MRTLEELLRSLLQKELTCEFFEILNQVPNKIPLEELLKKWGSETISALVYNSNDAKENALFVAIKGYKSDGHKFIASAIRNGMRVVFGEERPENLEWPSDALYIQTDDSRSALATLAKSFYGASIDRLRAVGVTGTNGKTTTATLIHQVLEHSHIKAGLLGTVSYQIGEMRIEADRTTPEAPELHHFFEVMEKEMCKAVVMEVSSHALYLKRTEGINFEVAIFTNLTQDHLDFHGTMALYAEAKKILFDGLTSSATAITNIASPYGEMMIRDTKAKVLRYLVNSKNESEKKASLAAIADVRFMIEKASLLGSEISVHFSGAVLKFHLPQVGQFNVENAAAAFCAGLAMGLEPNTILEGIESCQAVRGRMEKVISPKGNLAFVDYAHTPDALENVLKTIVENRESNERIIVIFGCGGDRDKGKRPLMAKIAESYADIVILTSDNPRSEDPEMILDDIQAGLEGKKQIMRIASREKAIELGVSLLDSKSVLLVAGKGHETYQILGKEKLHFDDREEIEKAYRKLDR; encoded by the coding sequence ATGAGAACACTTGAAGAATTGCTTCGCTCGCTGCTTCAAAAAGAATTGACTTGTGAGTTCTTTGAAATTTTGAATCAAGTGCCGAATAAAATTCCACTTGAAGAATTGCTGAAGAAATGGGGCTCTGAAACAATTTCAGCTTTGGTTTATAACTCAAACGATGCGAAAGAAAATGCGCTGTTTGTGGCAATCAAAGGCTATAAATCAGATGGGCACAAATTTATTGCTTCTGCCATAAGAAATGGGATGAGGGTCGTTTTCGGTGAAGAAAGGCCCGAGAATCTTGAATGGCCTTCTGACGCACTCTACATTCAAACCGACGATTCAAGAAGCGCTTTAGCAACACTTGCGAAAAGTTTTTACGGGGCGAGCATTGATCGGCTGAGAGCGGTAGGCGTAACAGGAACAAATGGAAAAACGACCACGGCCACACTCATTCATCAGGTGCTTGAGCATTCGCACATCAAAGCCGGGTTGCTGGGTACGGTCTCTTATCAAATTGGCGAAATGAGAATTGAGGCCGATCGCACAACGCCGGAAGCACCAGAACTGCACCATTTTTTTGAAGTGATGGAGAAAGAAATGTGCAAAGCGGTGGTGATGGAAGTTTCGTCTCACGCATTGTATTTGAAGCGAACCGAAGGAATCAATTTTGAGGTGGCCATTTTCACCAATCTGACACAAGATCATTTGGATTTTCACGGAACAATGGCTCTGTATGCCGAAGCAAAAAAAATTCTCTTCGATGGATTGACTTCAAGCGCAACTGCGATCACAAACATTGCAAGTCCATACGGGGAAATGATGATTCGCGATACAAAAGCAAAAGTTTTGCGGTATTTGGTGAATTCAAAAAATGAAAGCGAAAAGAAAGCAAGCCTTGCTGCTATTGCAGATGTACGGTTTATGATTGAAAAGGCATCACTATTGGGTAGTGAAATCAGCGTTCATTTTAGCGGCGCGGTTCTGAAATTTCATTTGCCGCAAGTTGGTCAATTTAATGTTGAAAATGCCGCGGCAGCTTTTTGCGCAGGGCTGGCAATGGGTTTGGAACCGAATACAATCTTGGAGGGCATTGAGTCATGCCAAGCGGTTCGAGGGCGAATGGAAAAGGTGATAAGCCCAAAAGGCAATTTGGCATTTGTCGATTATGCTCATACACCCGATGCCTTGGAAAATGTTTTGAAGACGATAGTCGAAAATCGCGAGTCAAATGAAAGAATCATCGTGATTTTTGGTTGTGGTGGAGATCGTGACAAAGGGAAACGACCTTTGATGGCAAAAATTGCAGAGTCCTATGCAGACATCGTAATTCTGACTTCGGATAATCCGAGGAGTGAAGATCCGGAGATGATCTTAGACGACATCCAAGCCGGATTGGAAGGAAAAAAGCAGATCATGCGAATCGCAAGTCGTGAAAAGGCAATTGAATTAGGTGTTTCACTGTTGGATTCCAAAAGCGTGCTCTTGGTTGCCGGAAAGGGTCATGAAACTTATCAAATTCTCGGCAAGGAAAAACTTCACTTTGATGATCGTGAAGAAATTGAAAAGGCATATCGAAAATTAGATCGTTAA